Proteins co-encoded in one Populus trichocarpa isolate Nisqually-1 chromosome 10, P.trichocarpa_v4.1, whole genome shotgun sequence genomic window:
- the LOC7466885 gene encoding glycosyltransferase BC10 isoform X2, which produces MKQCKITVFLKDLSIRFRKEVREGSLQATTTVVLCLSMVSFVVILAMFINNNVKKYLVSEDYSYYQLATLTPLSSGSPCPYFLCNSFLSPPSLQPSQFPMTSLRDWVTPKELCHSMNDKELLWRASMVPHIDEYPYNRTPKVAFMFLTRGSLPLAPLWEMFFKGHEGLYSIYLHKSPEFTNQHPESSVFYQRQIPSKPAEWGRATMIDAERRLLANALLDFSNERFVLLSETCIPVFNFSTIYNYLMNSNQSFLGSFDDPRHTGRGRYNKRMRPTVTLSDWRKGSQWFEAHRKVAIEMISDVKYYPVFRDHCRPPCYMDEHYFPTLVTKISPELNSNRSITWVDWSGGGSHPTRFVRKDVSEAFLNQIRNGFNCTYNGGITTVCFLFARKFHPSTLDSLLRIAPGLLGFRS; this is translated from the exons ATGAAGCAGTGTAAGATCACTGTGTTTCTAAAAGACCTGTCCATACGTTTTAGAAAAGAAGTTAGAGAAGGCAGTCTTCAAGCTACAACCACTGTAGTTTTATGTTTGTCAATGGTGTCATTTGTTGTGATTCTTGCAATgttcataaataataatgtcAAGAAATATCTGGTATCCGAAGATTATTCTTACTATCAGTTGGCTACTTTAACCCCACTATCATCTGGGTCTCCATGTCCATATTTTCTTTGCAACTCTTTTTTATCTCCTCCTTCCTTGCAACCATCGCAATTTCCAATGACAAGCTTGAGAGACTGGGTAACTCCAAAGGAACTGTGTCATTCTATGAATGACAAGGAGCTATTATGGCGAGCCTCAATGGTGCCACATATTGATGAATACCCTTACAATCGTACACCAAAGGTTGCATTCATGTTCTTGACCAGAGGGAGTCTGCCTTTGGCCCCACTTTGGGAAATGTTCTTCAAGGGACACGAAGGTCTCTACTCAATCTACCTCCACAAGTCACCGGAATTCACAAATCAACACCCTGAATCATCAGTCTTCTACCAGCGTCAGATACCAAGCAAG CCAGCTGAATGGGGGAGAGCAACTATGATAGATGCTGAGAGACGTTTATTGGCCAATGCTCTACTCGACTTCTCCAATGAAAGATTTGTACTGCTCTCCGAGACTTGCATTCCAGTATTCAATTTCAGCACAATCTACAACTACCTTATGAACTCAAACCAAAGCTTCCTAGGTTCATTTGATGACCCAAGACACACGGGGCGTGGTCGATACAACAAGAGAATGCGGCCAACTGTGACATTATCTGATTGGCGTAAAGGTTCCCAGTGGTTTGAAGCTCACCGCAAGGTTGCGATCGAGATGATATCTGATGTGAAATACTATCCTGTTTTTAGAGATCATTGCAGGCCTCCGTGTTACATGGATGAGCACTACTTCCCAACTCTAGTAACCAAAATTTCCCCTGAGCTGAACTCAAATAGGAGCATCACTTGGGTTGATTGGTCTGGTGGTGGATCTCACCCTACAAGATTTGTGAGAAAGGATGTCTCTGAAGCATTCTTGAATCAGATCAGGAATGGGTTTAATTGTACATATAACGGTGGCATCACCACAGTTTGCTTCCTTTTTGCAAGGAAGTTTCATCCAAGTACTCTAGACTCTTTGCTAAGGATAGCTCCAGGATTGCTTGGTTTTCGCTCTTAA
- the LOC7466885 gene encoding glycosyltransferase BC10 isoform X1 → MKQCKITVFLKDLSIRFRKEVREGSLQATTTVVLCLSMVSFVVILAMFINNNVKKYLVSEDYSYYQLATLTPLSSGSPCPYFLCNSFLSPPSLQPSQFPMTSLRDWVTPKELCHSMNDKELLWRASMVPHIDEYPYNRTPKVAFMFLTRGSLPLAPLWEMFFKGHEGLYSIYLHKSPEFTNQHPESSVFYQRQIPSKCFLQPAEWGRATMIDAERRLLANALLDFSNERFVLLSETCIPVFNFSTIYNYLMNSNQSFLGSFDDPRHTGRGRYNKRMRPTVTLSDWRKGSQWFEAHRKVAIEMISDVKYYPVFRDHCRPPCYMDEHYFPTLVTKISPELNSNRSITWVDWSGGGSHPTRFVRKDVSEAFLNQIRNGFNCTYNGGITTVCFLFARKFHPSTLDSLLRIAPGLLGFRS, encoded by the exons ATGAAGCAGTGTAAGATCACTGTGTTTCTAAAAGACCTGTCCATACGTTTTAGAAAAGAAGTTAGAGAAGGCAGTCTTCAAGCTACAACCACTGTAGTTTTATGTTTGTCAATGGTGTCATTTGTTGTGATTCTTGCAATgttcataaataataatgtcAAGAAATATCTGGTATCCGAAGATTATTCTTACTATCAGTTGGCTACTTTAACCCCACTATCATCTGGGTCTCCATGTCCATATTTTCTTTGCAACTCTTTTTTATCTCCTCCTTCCTTGCAACCATCGCAATTTCCAATGACAAGCTTGAGAGACTGGGTAACTCCAAAGGAACTGTGTCATTCTATGAATGACAAGGAGCTATTATGGCGAGCCTCAATGGTGCCACATATTGATGAATACCCTTACAATCGTACACCAAAGGTTGCATTCATGTTCTTGACCAGAGGGAGTCTGCCTTTGGCCCCACTTTGGGAAATGTTCTTCAAGGGACACGAAGGTCTCTACTCAATCTACCTCCACAAGTCACCGGAATTCACAAATCAACACCCTGAATCATCAGTCTTCTACCAGCGTCAGATACCAAGCAAG TGTTTCTTGCAGCCAGCTGAATGGGGGAGAGCAACTATGATAGATGCTGAGAGACGTTTATTGGCCAATGCTCTACTCGACTTCTCCAATGAAAGATTTGTACTGCTCTCCGAGACTTGCATTCCAGTATTCAATTTCAGCACAATCTACAACTACCTTATGAACTCAAACCAAAGCTTCCTAGGTTCATTTGATGACCCAAGACACACGGGGCGTGGTCGATACAACAAGAGAATGCGGCCAACTGTGACATTATCTGATTGGCGTAAAGGTTCCCAGTGGTTTGAAGCTCACCGCAAGGTTGCGATCGAGATGATATCTGATGTGAAATACTATCCTGTTTTTAGAGATCATTGCAGGCCTCCGTGTTACATGGATGAGCACTACTTCCCAACTCTAGTAACCAAAATTTCCCCTGAGCTGAACTCAAATAGGAGCATCACTTGGGTTGATTGGTCTGGTGGTGGATCTCACCCTACAAGATTTGTGAGAAAGGATGTCTCTGAAGCATTCTTGAATCAGATCAGGAATGGGTTTAATTGTACATATAACGGTGGCATCACCACAGTTTGCTTCCTTTTTGCAAGGAAGTTTCATCCAAGTACTCTAGACTCTTTGCTAAGGATAGCTCCAGGATTGCTTGGTTTTCGCTCTTAA
- the LOC7466886 gene encoding uncharacterized protein LOC7466886 isoform X2, protein MATYNLALILKNPSDEAEFLLAKQNPPPKFGIEEYDTFVDSDLWDLPSTKLDLEEGELESSSIVIEGLERTDLGKFDVESAISKVLEQVGFKVNDGGEWRFLKLVEEAEFGPGLPVHRVYIVGKLLPGNQNLPELCKWMSIQSCLSLLVDVKKSSDRVGPLVVLGLINDSAQSSEKVNTALHYQEYPPGVIIVPMKSRTAKPFHTTNLVIFAPESVKNESEDYNFVAHGDALIVDPGCRADFHEELLQIVAALSKKLVVFVTHHHGDHVDGLSVIQKCNPNATLLAHENTMCRIRKDDWSLGHISVSGGEDICIGGQRLNIIFAPGHTDGHLALLHVETHSLIVGDHCVGQGSALLDVASGGNMADYFRSTYKFIELAPHVLIPMHGRVNLWPKHMLCGYLKNRRSRELSILEAIENGAKTLFDIVADVYSGVDRSLWYHAASNVRLHVDHLNQQNKLPKGLDLNGVYGRVKL, encoded by the exons ATGGCCACTTACAACCTAGCTTTAATCCTCAAAAACCCCTCAGACGAAGCCGAATTTCTCCTTGCAAAGCAAAACCCGCCTCCAAAATTCGGCATCGAAGAGTATGATACATTTGTTGACTCCGATCTCTGGGACTTACCCTCAACAAAGCTGGACCTTGAAGAAGGAGAATTGGAGTCTAGTAGTATTGTTATAGAAGGCTTGGAGAGGACCGATTTGGGAAAATTCGATGTTGAATCGGCTATTAGCAAG GTTTTGGAGCAAGTGGGGTTTAAGGTAAATGATGGAGGAGAGTGGAGATTTTTGAAGCTTGTAGAGGAAGCTGAGTTTGGCCCAGGATTGCCAGTTCATAGAGTGTACATTGTAGGGAAATTGTTACCTGGGAATCAAAACTTACCAG AGCTGTGTAAGTGGATGTCTATCCAAAGTTGTTTGAGCTTGCTTGTGGATGTGAAAAAAAGTAGTGATCGTGTGGGACCTTTGGTAGTTCTTGGTCTTATAAATGATTCGGCACAATCTTCAGAGAAAGTGAATACTGCCTTGCATTATCAG GAATATCCACCTGGTGTTATAATCGTGCCTATGAAAAGTAGAACAGCCAAGCCTTTCCATACAACAAACTTGGTTATATTTGCACCTGAGAGTGTAAAAAATGAAAGTGAAGATTACAATTTTGTAGCCCATGGAGATGCATTGATAGTGGACCCAGGATGTCGAGCTGATTTTCATGAGGAG CTCTTGCAAATTGTTGCTGCTCTGTCTAAAAAGTTGGTCGTCTTTGTTACCCATCACCACGGAGATCATGTTGATG GCCTTTCTGTGATCCAAAAATGCAATCCTAATGCAACTTTATTAGCACATGAGAACACAATGTGCCGCATTAGGAAAG ATGACTGGTCGCTTGGTCACATCTCAGTTTCTGGAGGAGAAGACATTTGCATTGGTGGTCAGAGATTGAATATCATTTTTGCTCCG GGACATACAGATGGGCATTTGGCACTGCTTCATGTCGAAACTCACTCGTTGATTGTAGGTGATCATTGTGTGGG CCAAGGAAGTGCCCTCCTGGACGTTGCTTCTGGTGGAAATATGGCC GATTACTTCCGATCTACTTACAAATTTATTGAGCTTGCCCCACATGTCTTGATCCCAATGCATGGAAGAGTTAATTTGTGGCCAAAGCACATGCTTTGCGGATATCTAAA GAACCGTAGAAGTAGAGAATTATCCATCTTGGAAGCTATAGAAAATGGAGCTAAGACATTATTCGACATAGTTGCCGATGTATATTCGGGGGTTGATCGCAGTCTTTGGTACCATGCTGCATCAAATGTGAGACTTCATGTGGATCATTTGAATCAACAAAATAAGTTGCCGAAG GGTTTGGACCTAAATGGTGTTTATGGACGCGTCAAACTATGA
- the LOC7466886 gene encoding uncharacterized protein LOC7466886 isoform X1 yields MATYNLALILKNPSDEAEFLLAKQNPPPKFGIEEYDTFVDSDLWDLPSTKLDLEEGELESSSIVIEGLERTDLGKFDVESAISKVLEQVGFKVNDGGEWRFLKLVEEAEFGPGLPVHRVYIVGKLLPGNQNLPELCKWMSIQSCLSLLVDVKKSSDRVGPLVVLGLINDSAQSSEKVNTALHYQEYPPGVIIVPMKSRTAKPFHTTNLVIFAPESVKNESEDYNFVAHGDALIVDPGCRADFHEELLQIVAALSKKLVVFVTHHHGDHVDGLSVIQKCNPNATLLAHENTMCRIRKDDWSLGHISVSGGEDICIGGQRLNIIFAPGHTDGHLALLHVETHSLIVGDHCVGQGSALLDVASGGNMADYFRSTYKFIELAPHVLIPMHGRVNLWPKHMLCGYLKNRRSRELSILEAIENGAKTLFDIVADVYSGVDRSLWYHAASNVRLHVDHLNQQNKLPKGFSVDTFNCSLIAFAEKVGKIEPK; encoded by the exons ATGGCCACTTACAACCTAGCTTTAATCCTCAAAAACCCCTCAGACGAAGCCGAATTTCTCCTTGCAAAGCAAAACCCGCCTCCAAAATTCGGCATCGAAGAGTATGATACATTTGTTGACTCCGATCTCTGGGACTTACCCTCAACAAAGCTGGACCTTGAAGAAGGAGAATTGGAGTCTAGTAGTATTGTTATAGAAGGCTTGGAGAGGACCGATTTGGGAAAATTCGATGTTGAATCGGCTATTAGCAAG GTTTTGGAGCAAGTGGGGTTTAAGGTAAATGATGGAGGAGAGTGGAGATTTTTGAAGCTTGTAGAGGAAGCTGAGTTTGGCCCAGGATTGCCAGTTCATAGAGTGTACATTGTAGGGAAATTGTTACCTGGGAATCAAAACTTACCAG AGCTGTGTAAGTGGATGTCTATCCAAAGTTGTTTGAGCTTGCTTGTGGATGTGAAAAAAAGTAGTGATCGTGTGGGACCTTTGGTAGTTCTTGGTCTTATAAATGATTCGGCACAATCTTCAGAGAAAGTGAATACTGCCTTGCATTATCAG GAATATCCACCTGGTGTTATAATCGTGCCTATGAAAAGTAGAACAGCCAAGCCTTTCCATACAACAAACTTGGTTATATTTGCACCTGAGAGTGTAAAAAATGAAAGTGAAGATTACAATTTTGTAGCCCATGGAGATGCATTGATAGTGGACCCAGGATGTCGAGCTGATTTTCATGAGGAG CTCTTGCAAATTGTTGCTGCTCTGTCTAAAAAGTTGGTCGTCTTTGTTACCCATCACCACGGAGATCATGTTGATG GCCTTTCTGTGATCCAAAAATGCAATCCTAATGCAACTTTATTAGCACATGAGAACACAATGTGCCGCATTAGGAAAG ATGACTGGTCGCTTGGTCACATCTCAGTTTCTGGAGGAGAAGACATTTGCATTGGTGGTCAGAGATTGAATATCATTTTTGCTCCG GGACATACAGATGGGCATTTGGCACTGCTTCATGTCGAAACTCACTCGTTGATTGTAGGTGATCATTGTGTGGG CCAAGGAAGTGCCCTCCTGGACGTTGCTTCTGGTGGAAATATGGCC GATTACTTCCGATCTACTTACAAATTTATTGAGCTTGCCCCACATGTCTTGATCCCAATGCATGGAAGAGTTAATTTGTGGCCAAAGCACATGCTTTGCGGATATCTAAA GAACCGTAGAAGTAGAGAATTATCCATCTTGGAAGCTATAGAAAATGGAGCTAAGACATTATTCGACATAGTTGCCGATGTATATTCGGGGGTTGATCGCAGTCTTTGGTACCATGCTGCATCAAATGTGAGACTTCATGTGGATCATTTGAATCAACAAAATAAGTTGCCGAAG GGCTTCTCTGTAGACACTTTCAATTGCAGTTTGATTGCATTTGCTGAGAAGGTGGGTAAAATTGAGCCCAAGTGA
- the LOC7466886 gene encoding uncharacterized protein LOC7466886 isoform X3: MATYNLALILKNPSDEAEFLLAKQNPPPKFGIEEYDTFVDSDLWDLPSTKLDLEEGELESSSIVIEGLERTDLGKFDVESAISKVLEQVGFKVNDGGEWRFLKLVEEAEFGPGLPVHRVYIVGKLLPGNQNLPELCKWMSIQSCLSLLVDVKKSSDRVGPLVVLGLINDSAQSSEKVNTALHYQEYPPGVIIVPMKSRTAKPFHTTNLVIFAPESVKNESEDYNFVAHGDALIVDPGCRADFHEELLQIVAALSKKLVVFVTHHHGDHVDDDWSLGHISVSGGEDICIGGQRLNIIFAPGHTDGHLALLHVETHSLIVGDHCVGQGSALLDVASGGNMADYFRSTYKFIELAPHVLIPMHGRVNLWPKHMLCGYLKNRRSRELSILEAIENGAKTLFDIVADVYSGVDRSLWYHAASNVRLHVDHLNQQNKLPKGFSVDTFNCSLIAFAEKVGKIEPK, encoded by the exons ATGGCCACTTACAACCTAGCTTTAATCCTCAAAAACCCCTCAGACGAAGCCGAATTTCTCCTTGCAAAGCAAAACCCGCCTCCAAAATTCGGCATCGAAGAGTATGATACATTTGTTGACTCCGATCTCTGGGACTTACCCTCAACAAAGCTGGACCTTGAAGAAGGAGAATTGGAGTCTAGTAGTATTGTTATAGAAGGCTTGGAGAGGACCGATTTGGGAAAATTCGATGTTGAATCGGCTATTAGCAAG GTTTTGGAGCAAGTGGGGTTTAAGGTAAATGATGGAGGAGAGTGGAGATTTTTGAAGCTTGTAGAGGAAGCTGAGTTTGGCCCAGGATTGCCAGTTCATAGAGTGTACATTGTAGGGAAATTGTTACCTGGGAATCAAAACTTACCAG AGCTGTGTAAGTGGATGTCTATCCAAAGTTGTTTGAGCTTGCTTGTGGATGTGAAAAAAAGTAGTGATCGTGTGGGACCTTTGGTAGTTCTTGGTCTTATAAATGATTCGGCACAATCTTCAGAGAAAGTGAATACTGCCTTGCATTATCAG GAATATCCACCTGGTGTTATAATCGTGCCTATGAAAAGTAGAACAGCCAAGCCTTTCCATACAACAAACTTGGTTATATTTGCACCTGAGAGTGTAAAAAATGAAAGTGAAGATTACAATTTTGTAGCCCATGGAGATGCATTGATAGTGGACCCAGGATGTCGAGCTGATTTTCATGAGGAG CTCTTGCAAATTGTTGCTGCTCTGTCTAAAAAGTTGGTCGTCTTTGTTACCCATCACCACGGAGATCATGTTGATG ATGACTGGTCGCTTGGTCACATCTCAGTTTCTGGAGGAGAAGACATTTGCATTGGTGGTCAGAGATTGAATATCATTTTTGCTCCG GGACATACAGATGGGCATTTGGCACTGCTTCATGTCGAAACTCACTCGTTGATTGTAGGTGATCATTGTGTGGG CCAAGGAAGTGCCCTCCTGGACGTTGCTTCTGGTGGAAATATGGCC GATTACTTCCGATCTACTTACAAATTTATTGAGCTTGCCCCACATGTCTTGATCCCAATGCATGGAAGAGTTAATTTGTGGCCAAAGCACATGCTTTGCGGATATCTAAA GAACCGTAGAAGTAGAGAATTATCCATCTTGGAAGCTATAGAAAATGGAGCTAAGACATTATTCGACATAGTTGCCGATGTATATTCGGGGGTTGATCGCAGTCTTTGGTACCATGCTGCATCAAATGTGAGACTTCATGTGGATCATTTGAATCAACAAAATAAGTTGCCGAAG GGCTTCTCTGTAGACACTTTCAATTGCAGTTTGATTGCATTTGCTGAGAAGGTGGGTAAAATTGAGCCCAAGTGA